In Hoeflea ulvae, one genomic interval encodes:
- a CDS encoding TAXI family TRAP transporter solute-binding subunit, which translates to MIKTALLGATLALVPLTVAAQQVTLTAETSSVGSSPHYVDTTLAAVLESAGVATVQITEGATLTNSVQAVAEGRLDMAAAPMILPFLLSRGIGPFSGVGPEKGAEMASNIRVIFFHAGSHQIFGHYNSAKVDDIRKLDGLRIWNGPPRGAALTSGRAMIQLLAGLKDGEGYEGVQTAWPDVISSVTSGGVDAWTSPDGLPSGRQIQIAAAGGITLYDVPSDLLASELGQQIVAAPGHAPFSMPVEKYRAAYAGNDITIVTDDDTFDSYATAFAEIVPAGMDEQLAFDIVTAFLAGQERFETSSPMGPNLALTFGDVDGVSQGACGAVKIKMHPGAIRAYEAAGHTIADCLRP; encoded by the coding sequence ATGATAAAAACCGCACTTCTTGGGGCAACCCTTGCACTTGTCCCGCTCACCGTCGCCGCACAGCAGGTGACGCTGACGGCCGAGACATCGAGCGTCGGCTCTTCGCCGCATTATGTCGACACCACACTTGCTGCCGTTCTTGAAAGCGCCGGCGTGGCGACGGTGCAGATCACCGAGGGCGCGACGCTGACCAATTCGGTCCAGGCTGTTGCCGAGGGGCGGCTGGACATGGCCGCTGCACCGATGATCCTGCCGTTTTTGCTATCCCGCGGAATTGGTCCGTTCAGCGGCGTCGGGCCTGAAAAGGGCGCCGAAATGGCCAGCAATATCCGGGTGATCTTCTTTCATGCCGGTTCGCATCAGATTTTCGGCCATTACAACTCTGCAAAGGTCGACGATATCCGCAAGCTCGACGGCCTGCGCATCTGGAACGGCCCACCGCGCGGCGCGGCGCTCACCTCCGGGCGGGCGATGATCCAGCTCCTGGCCGGTCTCAAGGACGGCGAGGGCTATGAGGGTGTCCAGACGGCATGGCCCGACGTGATTTCGTCCGTTACCAGCGGCGGTGTGGATGCCTGGACCTCGCCCGACGGACTTCCCTCCGGCCGGCAGATCCAGATCGCTGCGGCGGGCGGCATAACCCTTTATGACGTGCCGTCGGATCTTCTTGCCAGCGAGCTGGGACAGCAGATCGTCGCGGCTCCCGGGCATGCGCCGTTCTCGATGCCGGTTGAAAAATATCGGGCAGCCTATGCCGGCAACGACATCACAATTGTCACCGATGACGACACGTTCGACAGCTATGCCACCGCCTTTGCCGAAATCGTTCCGGCCGGCATGGATGAACAGCTGGCGTTTGACATCGTCACGGCCTTCCTTGCCGGACAGGAGCGTTTCGAGACCAGTTCACCCATGGGGCCGAACCTGGCTTTGACCTTTGGTGATGTCGACGGTGTCAGCCAGGGGGCCTGTGGCGCCGTGAAGATCAAGATGCACCCCGGCGCCATCCGCGCCTATGAAGCAGCCGGCCACACGATCGCCGACTGCCTGCGTCCCTGA